The nucleotide sequence gcagacatctctatagctgatatctccaacactcagcaactcacactgaatcaatctagactgataaatagaactactggtaaaaggaaaaatatgcatttttgattttggggtgaagtgtccctttaagagtaaaaatgagaaacaaaaacaaaacacagacctCTGTTATTATCTGCTTAAAATAGATCCAGAAAAGAGCGACTTATCTTCGTCACCTCAGCAGGCGTTTTTATTCAATCACAATCATCGTCAGCATCTCAAACCGTAGTGTGTGTCATCATCAGTTCGCCTGGGCACCAGGCCAAACTGGGAGCTCATGTTTCATTTGCTCTGATAGATAACTAACACTTTGATGAAAAGTGCCTCCATGCCCTCCAATccaaaagctaaaaaaacaccTTCATTATTCACTTGCTAAATCTGTCGCCGACCCTCATCCTCCCCAAGACACCGGGTCACTCGTACACTCTTGTATGTGGctgttttttatgtttcctgACATGATAAAGTCATGAGCTCTGAGATGAACATCTCTCAGTTTCTTTGTCGTGATGAAGTCTCAGGCTCTTGCTCAACActgttggtttggtttggtccTGTTCAGTGGGTGTTGTGATCCTCagtgctgccctctgctggtctGTTACAGTTTAGAGAACTGGATAAGGTTCCTGTTGATTTCGGCCACGTTCCTGCAACCTGGGTCAGATAAATACAATCATTCTTTCTTTGCTGTATTTGTTATGGCAcataatatattttgttttcgTGTCATGACCTCACATGTCTTACCTGATAAAGCCATGGACAGGCGGAACTCATCATTTAGGATTTGCAGCACTTCCCTCACTCCTTCCTCAccctgaaaaacagacaaaagacaatCTGTTATCTTGTAATCTACCTGTAAAATCAACATTGGTAAACGTTATCTTGAGTTTTAAAAACCAAGGCTGCCCCTCGAAAGTCAGAGATTCAAATCGCCAGTCGGAAACCCCTCAGTCAATTGGGATTGCTTCAAGTCAAgcagtcagtttttttttttctttttggctagtcagtgtgctgtgcagtgttcttctggggatgttttggtccccagtTTTTGCTGTGGAGTGATTGCTGTTGACTTTCAGGCTACTCTTTGGTACAAGCACCTGCGGACgtgatgcagcagcacagaggaggagaaactttccacATAAGGTAACATTATCGCCTCTGTTCTCCTTacaagtggtgaatttacagctcaaagTCTAGTGTCTGCAataaatgttgttgcacatatCCGATCTGCTGTTAGCGTTATTAGCTCATATATTACATGTCACACTGAACGTCTCACTGAGCCCcattcaaactgtaaaactttacccggaagaaaaaataacagaatCGTCGACTGTGTCCAGCCCTATTAAAAGCTttaatttcatttgtcattcatttacttttttactgccacagacaaataaagacaaaagatACTGTGCCTCAAGATTTCATTGAGTTCAAACAGCATAGCAGCGCTACAAGTTACAAACCATAATTTAGTCTGACATAGCAAGACCTATCTCCACAGAGAAAGGTCTGAAAGCACACATTATTATTCTGCTCTTAAGAAAAAATGCTCTGGCTTGTTTGTATTTGCAGTGGCGCTGCTCTTTCAAAATATTGTGTGGGGGGAACTTGTTTTGATGGAACATTTGCACGTGGGGAGACAGTCATTTAAAAGGCTATTTCTCTGCAAAAtaaaatgccacaaaaaaacagtaacagacaTATGTCGACTGTGTAACTCAACTTTTagtgacaaaaaagacaaatgttaaTTGATAACTGAAACCCAAGAAATGAAGCTTGACTGTACTTTAGCTCTAGAGGAGCTCACTGGAGCTGTCaaaaccacagatgatttgcCGGCTCTATGTGACTCTTGCAGAACATTATTACAATGATATCACAGAAGCTCGTGTGAAGTGGAACAGATCGGTGCATAAGTGAAGTCACTGTTAGTGGTGCATGCTGCTGCCACGGTAAAAAGATGTGGCAAATTAACCCTGACCATCAGATAAGGAAATCAACACGGCATGAGAGTCCTGTGAGATGGAGTCTGATCTTTTCTGAGGTGCAATCAcaagttattttatttgttgtagtTCCTTATTGCAAGATCCAAATCCATTTTTCAGTGTAGGTTGTTAGCTTAACTTAACTGTTTGATTTAATAGTTTACTGTAAAATCCTTACACCAAGACCTTCGCTCCAATACTGTCAATAGCTTTCAGGGATAAACTTAAGCTATCAAGGACAGTGGCTTAGTATGTGGAGTCGGTACCAAAAGATGTCAAGAGAGCCAGATAGTTGTCAGTAATATTTCaacggaaaaaaaaacattggtggTTATAATCAGTCTCaaaacatgcatacacactaACAGTATCACACACTGCTCAGTGCTGCTGTTTGTACCTTGTATGCAAGGCCCCACACTGCTGGACGGCCAATGAAGACACACTTGGCTCCCAAGGCCAGCGCTTTCAATACGTCACTTCCTGTCCTGATGCCTCCGTCCAGATAGACCTCGATCCTGCCCTGCACCGTGTCCACGATCTCCGACAGTGCGTCaatctgtcagcagcagaggtGAAGATGGAACAAGGTCAGCGTACTTTATAGCAGCAGTGCACAGGCTGGTGAGTGTACATGTGTTTCCAACTTTTATACTACACTTCATACTTCAGGTTGGACCTTGTATGTTACCACAGGAGACATTTCACTCTTATTTTGAGATAGGATTGTCTATTGTTAACAAACAACCTGTtgagttttcagtgtttaattgtGATTACCTCAAAACCATAACAAGCTCATACTATCTATAACTTTGATTCAGCACTCTCAAATACCAGGGTAACCTCTGCATTTTTCATCGTGGACGCTGTTTtgccatgtttctgtgtttaagtgactaatggagacaatttTTTGAAATAGGTCCAGTACTGAGCGACAGGGCTAATGTAAGATTGTAAACGTAATGTTAACACTTATGACATTTGGCATCTTTAGTTTATGCCCACTTAATgtccttgtttttgtcactgacaggctcagattgttattttaagtgtcttacAAGTTTACGGAAAGGATCCTTGCAGAGACAGACCCTTTTGTTAAGAGTAAGATCTTTTTgcttaaccagaaacagcctcaaaATCGCCATcgccaaacacaccagactccatttaaataaacagtaattttattacTCTAAAATGCGTTACATTCAAAGATGTCAGAGACGaattaaaactcacaaaagctgtTCTGCTTCATCTTTTCACTGTTCAATAATCACCAACTCTAGTTTGGCTGAAACACATCCTTAACTTTTCcaattagatgtgaaaatacaccggctctatacacgctaaaattacagtttatttgAATGCAGTCTGGTTGGTTTGACGATTCAGATTTcatggctgtttctggttaaacaaaaaggatcttactttttaacaaaaaggcctatctctgtagggatcctttccattatgttgtAAGACACTTATTAAATACAACCTGAGcccgtcagtggcaaaaacaagcacttttagagGGCATAAGTTGATGATGCCAAATGCCCTGAGTGTTTATATTGCACCCTATTTTGCccctgccagctgcagcactctcagtCAATACCAATTCCAAAAAtcgttgtctccattagtcactgagacacacaaaaacatgggaaaatagggtccatgtTGAAACACATCAAAGCTACCCTTTAAAGGCTTCAAGACCTAgccataaagactggaaaaagCAAGCCTGGCTAAGTCCGAAGTTGACAAAATCTGCCTATGAGCACCCCTAAAGATCACTGTAAAAATAACTACTTCTCTCACAAAAGGGTTTTGTACCAGACTATTTCACTCAACAAAGTGACTCCCTGGAAACTCAACATGACAACAAGACCTCAGGAAAAATGTAAAACCCACAACTTGTTGTTTCACTACTACTACCACAAGTAAAGCTACACCACTACTGCAGTGACTGCTCACTTTTGTATTACTTCTTCTCATTCTAATACTACATCTTCTAGCATTACCACTACTGTCATGGCTTCTGTAACTGGGCTGTGTCACTGCTGTGGCTAACTGACATGGGTATACCCTCACATCCTCCtctttaaagcccctacaaggaactttcattttgcgaccctgtggacaaaagcggtagtgttttgccggaatgaagcctttTTTtatcccatgagctctagcacgtattgtcgtaaagacgcttacctggctcgcgcatgtgtttgttttggggatgaatgaaacaacaagacgggaagaCTTTGCCCctgctcctatcggggatcccagctcacctctgccgcgccccagctccacctctccagcGTAAGCACCACTGCcaccggggtaaacgcagcggtcggctggtaaggctgaaggcctgtttggcgagcacttccacggcttcttggactgagtatggagcggtgcctcgcctctttatttctcggcactcgctggaccctgtcgacaccgggctggtacctgtcgtcggcccggatgaggtgttccagccccgcggcccctgctctcctcgtccccgctggcgcagggtgaatctgcgcaacctgcggcctctgtgtgtggctccccggacagctaacgctgTGGACCCAccagctcctgccaggattgggctggtaaatgctagatcgctagcgaacaaaacgtttatcctgaaggatttcctgacttcccgaggattggattttctctgtgtgactgagacgtggctgactgttggtgagtccagtgctttcacagaacttttacccgatgattgctgctattttaactccccgcggacgtcaggtcgaggaggaggaatagcgactatttataagagtcactataaatgtaagcagctaggtaagatgacgtgtgccgtctgagtgccgtaaatcgtttcgtcctggaagcgacctggggcggacccggagacagtttcctaaaggtatggatatacactatatagaaatagcttttcttcacaccgatggtctcatttgctgttgtaggtcacgcacagacatcagcagaaacgagagacttttgcatatccagttaaaagttccttgtagcggctttaagcATAGTAACTAAAAACAGCTTTATCTTCAAAATAACTTTAAGGGGACCTATGCCCATTCTCAAAATTCATACGCTATTCccatggtctaagacagtccaaaaatattggtaaacaaaaacaactctCGCCTAAATCCAAACCAGAGaatgctaaaactcaaatttgtgatgtcatagggtataaagtctggagttgctccatagacagtgaaatgggaaagatgttctagatcagtggttcccaactggtccagccacagggtccagatttctccttagtcattagttcaaggtccacacggtttaaaatattcagtgtcatacttgcatttggccaagAGCTGTCCGTTAGTAAAGATCATTGGTGTTTAAAAAGACGACAAACATtgtgtgggtccacaaaatcaggctcccatccATTCTCTAtaaagcagctccagactttataccctatgacgtCACAAGTTCGAGACTTACTTCTCTTGTTTCTGGCTTTGATAGAAAGTAtctcatgttcacaaacactgatttaacTTTCCAAGGCCATGGAAACAACATATTGgtattcttaatttaggtggtgtttcGCTTTAAAAAGCAACATGGTCAATAAGTACCGAAGCTGGGCCTCCGTCCAGCTGTCTCCCCCCATGGTTTGACACAATGATGCCCTGGACACCATGTTCCACGGCTAACTCAGCGTCCTCCTTGGTCAGGATTCCCTTGATGATAATAGGCAGGCGGGTGATGGACTGCAGCCAGTACACGTCCTTCCAGCTGATGGAGGGGTCCAAGGTGTTGGCCGGGATCCCGTACTCCTCTGGAGCTGCAGTCTCCTGTTCGTTGTGCATGTGGTAGAAAGCACAACTGTCAGACGTGCTACAAGTGGACTCTAAACTACTACTGCTTCAAGTTTTACTGATGATGCTGCAACTATTGTCATGGGGCATCTTTGACACTGTTGGTACATGGAGTTTGGATGTTTCGTATGCATGACTTTTAGCAATATTTCATGGGTCACACATATATACATTATATTTCACTCAATATTCTCAATATACTCAATACTTCTGCTATGTCTTTACAGTTTCTAAAAATATCTTGAACATGCTGAAACTAAAGGTATTTACCTGAAACACTCCATCAAAGTTCTTGACCTTGAGGTGCGGCGGCAGCTTGAACTGGTTGCGGATGTCGTTGCGCCGTTTTCCAGTGTAAGGGACATCGACGGTGAGGACTAGGGCTTTGTAGCCGAGGCCCTCTACGCGGTGCACAATCTGTTCAGACAGCTTCCGGTCCCGGTACACGTACAGCTGGAACCAGCGGTAGCCGTTTGGTGCTGCTGCCACAATCTCCTCCACTGAGCAGGTGGAGTAAGTGCTGGTGATGTAGCAGGTGTTGAGTGCTTCCGTGGCTGTAAGGCAAAAGTGGAAAGTAAATTAGTGTGGTCAGTGAAGATCAAATTTACATGTGGATTTGAGGAGTTCAGTCCAAGACCAACAAGACCAGTGCAGTATCTTCCTTACAGCACAAGATCATTGCAGCCTTATGCTCCCATCTAGTGTTGACAATTTGTACTAACATTGTTACAAGATGAAAACCTTGTCCCTCCAAAGCACAAATTTGTCATGAACTTTGAGACACAGGCCTCACAATCTCTTCTGATAAAGGTTTTATGAGACAGTCCTTACCCCGAGCTGTGGCCACCTCTCCCTCATGCCAGGCCAGGCAGTGAAAGGCAGTCGGTGCAATGCCAACTGGAAAGCTGATTTCTGTCCCCTGCACTGTGGTCCGCGTGTCGCTCACCGACACGTCCCGCAGGATCCGAGGCCTCAGACGGATCCTGAGTGTGAGGCACAGATGAACATGTAAGTAAAACACCCACTGTAACAGGGGTCACTCAGATAAATCTGTCCAGTCACAACTAATGAAAGGCAACGTGAGAAGGCATGTTATGACCAACTAAAGAAGTAGAGGAGGTAGGACGGGGGTGATATGCTGAAAATTCTCTACCATGATATATGGACTTTATGTCACAAATATCaatatgtttcattttatattataaACTGAGAAGCTGTTTATAGATGTGTGTTTTCGCCCAATCCAGCAAATTAAATACCTGAAAAGCAAAGTGCGTTTTCACATTGGAACCACAGGAAATACAGAAATTCTCAGTGATTTGAAACACTACAAAATCTACAACTCTCATCCTCTGGACTGACAgtttgaaccccagggtgggggagcccttctgtgcagagtttgaatgttctccccatgtcagtgtgggtttcctccaggtactccagcttcctcccacagtccaaagacatgcgggttaattggtgactctatattgtccgtagg is from Epinephelus moara isolate mb chromosome 7, YSFRI_EMoa_1.0, whole genome shotgun sequence and encodes:
- the hao2 gene encoding hydroxyacid oxidase 2 isoform X2, with product MNICNREGGRCAEMAMVCLTDFEEYAKEHLSKATWDYYAAGADECCTRDDNLLAYKRIRLRPRILRDVSVSDTRTTVQGTEISFPVGIAPTAFHCLAWHEGEVATARATEALNTCYITSTYSTCSVEEIVAAAPNGYRWFQLYVYRDRKLSEQIVHRVEGLGYKALVLTVDVPYTGKRRNDIRNQFKLPPHLKVKNFDGVFQETAAPEEYGIPANTLDPSISWKDVYWLQSITRLPIIIKGILTKEDAELAVEHGVQGIIVSNHGGRQLDGGPASIDALSEIVDTVQGRIEVYLDGGIRTGSDVLKALALGAKCVFIGRPAVWGLAYKGEEGVREVLQILNDEFRLSMALSGCRNVAEINRNLIQFSKL
- the hao2 gene encoding hydroxyacid oxidase 2 isoform X1, whose translation is MADLFSLISGFKKDQSGEGGRCAEMAMVCLTDFEEYAKEHLSKATWDYYAAGADECCTRDDNLLAYKRIRLRPRILRDVSVSDTRTTVQGTEISFPVGIAPTAFHCLAWHEGEVATARATEALNTCYITSTYSTCSVEEIVAAAPNGYRWFQLYVYRDRKLSEQIVHRVEGLGYKALVLTVDVPYTGKRRNDIRNQFKLPPHLKVKNFDGVFQETAAPEEYGIPANTLDPSISWKDVYWLQSITRLPIIIKGILTKEDAELAVEHGVQGIIVSNHGGRQLDGGPASIDALSEIVDTVQGRIEVYLDGGIRTGSDVLKALALGAKCVFIGRPAVWGLAYKGEEGVREVLQILNDEFRLSMALSGCRNVAEINRNLIQFSKL
- the hao2 gene encoding hydroxyacid oxidase 2 isoform X3, with translation MAMVCLTDFEEYAKEHLSKATWDYYAAGADECCTRDDNLLAYKRIRLRPRILRDVSVSDTRTTVQGTEISFPVGIAPTAFHCLAWHEGEVATARATEALNTCYITSTYSTCSVEEIVAAAPNGYRWFQLYVYRDRKLSEQIVHRVEGLGYKALVLTVDVPYTGKRRNDIRNQFKLPPHLKVKNFDGVFQETAAPEEYGIPANTLDPSISWKDVYWLQSITRLPIIIKGILTKEDAELAVEHGVQGIIVSNHGGRQLDGGPASIDALSEIVDTVQGRIEVYLDGGIRTGSDVLKALALGAKCVFIGRPAVWGLAYKGEEGVREVLQILNDEFRLSMALSGCRNVAEINRNLIQFSKL